A region of Candidatus Roizmanbacteria bacterium DNA encodes the following proteins:
- the rnc gene encoding ribonuclease III, producing METNLNKLETRIHIDFKNRELLRNVFVHRSYLNENRDFELPSNEKLEFLGDSVLSLATSIYLYHKYSHLQEGDYTDIKAAIVRTESLAEVAKELDLGDFLYLSHGEEKGKGRTKTNILADVFEALIAAIFIDQGFDRAYRFITEYLFAERLDHIVKNKLYLSPKSRLQEITQAQYKDLPVYELIEATGPEHKKTFTVHVLVNGEIKGEGTGKSKKQAEENAAQNALELLAK from the coding sequence ATGGAAACAAATCTGAATAAACTTGAAACCCGAATTCATATTGACTTTAAAAATCGAGAACTTCTGAGGAATGTATTCGTGCACCGTTCTTATCTGAATGAAAATCGCGATTTCGAGTTACCGTCCAATGAGAAGCTTGAATTTTTGGGAGACAGCGTACTTTCCCTTGCAACTTCGATTTATCTGTATCACAAATACTCGCACCTTCAGGAAGGGGATTATACCGATATCAAAGCCGCAATCGTCCGTACTGAAAGTCTTGCAGAAGTGGCAAAGGAACTTGATCTGGGAGATTTTCTGTATCTTTCCCACGGAGAAGAAAAAGGAAAAGGACGTACAAAGACCAATATTCTTGCCGATGTTTTTGAAGCCCTGATTGCCGCTATCTTTATTGATCAGGGATTTGACCGTGCCTACCGTTTTATAACCGAATATCTCTTCGCAGAGAGGCTTGATCATATCGTAAAAAATAAGCTGTATCTTTCACCGAAAAGCAGACTTCAGGAAATCACTCAGGCACAATATAAAGACCTTCCCGTCTATGAACTGATAGAAGCCACCGGTCCTGAACACAAGAAAACCTTTACCGTTCATGTGCTGGTCAACGGGGAAATAAAAGGGGAAGGAACAGGAAAATCCAAGAAGCAGGCAGAAGAAAATGCCGCACAAAATGCGCTGGAATTATTGGCTAAATAA
- the rpsP gene encoding 30S ribosomal protein S16, with protein MAVALRLMRFGKRKQPYYRIVALDKTKKRDGSYIEKVGLYHPLDDKNNIRINKERFDYWKSKGALISEGLERLLKNKENVVFE; from the coding sequence ATGGCAGTAGCACTCAGACTCATGAGATTCGGCAAAAGAAAACAGCCGTACTATCGAATAGTTGCGCTTGATAAAACAAAAAAGCGGGACGGTTCTTATATCGAAAAGGTCGGACTGTATCATCCTTTGGATGATAAAAACAACATCCGCATCAACAAAGAACGGTTCGATTACTGGAAATCAAAAGGCGCACTGATTTCTGAAGGTCTTGAAAGACTTCTCAAGAACAAGGAAAACGTCGTTTTTGAATAA
- a CDS encoding HAD family hydrolase, producing the protein MKYRTILFDFDGCVVNSLPVWLKSFRKTFDALGIPMSDRDIIDKAFHRWDAKPELKIPDVEVFKYDLYANFDMLQKEIQLHEGFLDLMQILKSRGIKTAIVTSTLRPTLDRVLTLLNCETLFDTTLSWEDTERNKPDPDPLLLAMERLDSKPEETIMIGDNEVDILAGHAAHVTGIWYYPDIHELYYPHNMFSRHKPTHTIKHFKELIDLI; encoded by the coding sequence ATGAAGTACCGCACCATACTTTTTGACTTCGACGGCTGTGTCGTAAATTCGCTTCCCGTATGGCTTAAAAGTTTTCGAAAAACGTTTGACGCACTAGGAATCCCAATGTCTGATAGGGACATCATTGATAAAGCATTCCACAGGTGGGATGCAAAACCGGAACTCAAAATCCCTGACGTAGAAGTATTCAAGTATGATCTATATGCAAATTTTGACATGCTGCAAAAGGAAATTCAGCTTCATGAAGGATTCCTGGATCTGATGCAGATATTAAAATCCCGGGGGATAAAAACGGCAATCGTAACATCTACCTTGAGACCGACACTCGATAGAGTACTTACACTTCTGAACTGTGAGACACTTTTTGATACGACTCTCTCATGGGAAGATACTGAGAGAAACAAACCTGATCCCGATCCGCTTCTGCTTGCGATGGAGCGACTGGATTCTAAACCTGAGGAAACGATCATGATAGGGGACAATGAAGTGGATATTCTGGCCGGTCATGCCGCACATGTCACGGGAATTTGGTACTATCCTGATATTCATGAACTTTATTATCCTCATAACATGTTCTCCCGTCACAAGCCGACCCATACCATTAAACATTTCAAAGAACTTATCGATCTGATATGA
- the rpmF gene encoding 50S ribosomal protein L32 — protein sequence MAPLPKRKHSKARKGKRVLERKIESTLPGLVVCKECGKKKMPHRQCKNCGK from the coding sequence ATGGCCCCTTTACCGAAAAGAAAACACTCAAAAGCACGCAAAGGCAAACGAGTATTGGAAAGAAAAATTGAATCCACTCTTCCAGGTCTTGTTGTCTGTAAAGAGTGCGGAAAAAAGAAAATGCCGCATCGTCAATGTAAAAATTGCGGAAAATAA
- a CDS encoding PBP1A family penicillin-binding protein gives MAYVPRRRRSSRPSFGLFSGLNRQKLMMYAVFGIIGMIVFGYIGAFALFAWYGRDLPEPGKLSESRGNSTIFYDRNGEIIYEMYKDANRVPVKSDDISKYLKQATVAIEDKRFYEHNGISEYGIMRAAFNSMIGNPQGGSTITQQLIKNVLLTSERKLSRKIKEAILAYQVENKYSKEEILEMYLNEAPYGGTFVGVGSASMGYFGKSPKELSLVESAILAGLPQNPPAYSPFIGKKDAWKGRAKDVLRRMEEDGYITKDEKEKALSQLDKVKFSSPKLAINAPHFVFYIRKLIEEEYGQALLTKGVKVKTTLDLELQKKAEKIVKEEIEGLEDYDVGNGALVALDPETGEIITYVGSYDYNNDEYGKYDVVSQGNRQPGSTLKPIEYAVALKKGYTASSVIMDVQTEFPDSSQDEAYKPVNYDGKYRGPVQIRFALGNSLNVPAVKMLAMLGLRDFLQQCYDMGIDSLEPTTENMNNLGLSASLGGGETTLLDLTQAFSVFANGGSRVEPVGILEITEFNGKSVYKKKDEKAKEVLSPAISFIISHILSDNNARIDTFGPRSYLNVSGKTVAVKSGTTDDKRDNWAVGFTKNITLGVWVGNNDNSKMNPNIASGATGASPIWHDVMVELLKEYDDGIIEKPDDVEAIQIDSFFGGLPKDGGSTRSEYYIKGTEPTEVSPFYKKLKLSKSNGRIANEVEVRSGNYEEKEFYVVTENDPISGDGKNRWQEAIDAWAREQGDEKWHYPTETSDSSSEDVVVSIKNPGNESKVESSDKKVEVRARITSLEPVKEVKIWINGNEKKVIGGDRDEISETFELDNGKYEIKVRAENEKGKMGESTIKIGVNEDWK, from the coding sequence ATGGCATATGTCCCTCGTCGAAGGCGGAGCAGCCGTCCTTCTTTCGGTTTATTTTCCGGTCTCAACAGGCAGAAACTCATGATGTATGCCGTGTTCGGCATCATCGGAATGATTGTATTCGGCTATATCGGTGCATTTGCATTGTTTGCCTGGTATGGTCGTGACTTACCCGAACCCGGCAAGCTGTCTGAGAGCCGCGGCAACTCCACAATTTTTTATGACAGAAACGGTGAAATTATTTATGAGATGTACAAAGATGCAAACCGTGTACCTGTCAAAAGCGATGACATCTCAAAATATCTGAAACAGGCTACTGTTGCCATCGAAGACAAACGGTTTTATGAACACAACGGTATATCAGAGTACGGGATTATGCGTGCGGCATTCAACAGCATGATCGGAAATCCGCAGGGAGGATCTACCATTACGCAGCAGCTTATCAAGAATGTCCTCCTTACATCGGAGCGGAAACTGTCGCGTAAAATCAAAGAAGCAATCCTTGCGTATCAGGTTGAAAACAAATACTCCAAAGAGGAAATACTTGAAATGTATCTCAATGAAGCGCCTTACGGAGGCACTTTCGTCGGCGTGGGATCCGCTTCAATGGGATATTTCGGCAAATCCCCGAAAGAACTGAGCCTTGTTGAATCGGCTATTCTTGCCGGGCTTCCTCAAAATCCTCCTGCCTATTCTCCTTTTATCGGGAAAAAAGACGCATGGAAAGGCCGGGCGAAAGATGTCCTGCGACGCATGGAGGAAGACGGATATATCACGAAAGATGAAAAGGAAAAAGCTTTATCCCAGCTTGACAAAGTGAAATTTTCTTCACCGAAACTTGCTATCAATGCGCCTCACTTCGTTTTTTATATAAGAAAATTAATTGAAGAAGAATACGGCCAGGCATTGCTTACGAAAGGTGTAAAGGTAAAAACAACCCTAGACCTTGAACTGCAGAAAAAAGCGGAAAAAATAGTGAAAGAAGAAATAGAAGGACTGGAAGACTATGATGTCGGGAACGGTGCGCTTGTCGCTCTTGATCCCGAGACCGGCGAGATCATCACGTATGTCGGTTCGTATGACTACAACAATGATGAATACGGTAAGTATGATGTCGTGTCTCAGGGAAACCGACAGCCCGGATCAACTCTCAAACCGATTGAGTATGCCGTGGCACTTAAAAAAGGATATACAGCGTCTTCAGTCATCATGGATGTACAGACAGAGTTCCCTGACTCAAGCCAGGACGAAGCATACAAGCCGGTCAATTATGACGGTAAGTACCGCGGTCCTGTGCAAATACGATTTGCATTGGGAAATTCTCTGAATGTACCTGCAGTAAAAATGCTGGCCATGCTCGGACTTCGCGACTTTTTGCAGCAATGCTATGACATGGGAATTGACTCTCTCGAACCGACCACCGAAAATATGAATAATCTCGGATTGTCTGCATCTCTCGGAGGCGGAGAGACTACACTTCTTGATCTGACGCAGGCATTTTCTGTTTTTGCAAACGGCGGCAGCCGTGTCGAACCGGTGGGGATTCTTGAGATTACGGAATTCAACGGGAAATCCGTATATAAAAAGAAAGATGAAAAAGCAAAGGAAGTCCTCTCCCCTGCCATCAGTTTTATTATTTCCCACATTCTTTCCGATAATAATGCCCGTATTGATACGTTCGGTCCGCGTTCATACCTCAATGTTTCCGGAAAAACAGTAGCCGTAAAATCAGGAACAACCGATGACAAACGCGACAACTGGGCAGTCGGATTTACCAAAAATATCACTCTCGGTGTATGGGTCGGAAATAATGATAACTCAAAGATGAATCCCAATATCGCATCAGGTGCTACCGGTGCGTCCCCGATCTGGCACGATGTGATGGTCGAGCTTCTGAAGGAATATGATGACGGTATTATTGAAAAGCCCGACGATGTTGAAGCGATCCAGATCGACAGTTTCTTCGGCGGTCTGCCGAAAGATGGAGGATCGACCAGATCTGAATATTACATCAAAGGAACCGAACCGACGGAAGTGTCACCGTTTTACAAAAAGCTGAAACTTTCGAAATCAAACGGAAGGATTGCAAATGAAGTAGAGGTCAGAAGCGGTAATTATGAAGAAAAGGAATTTTATGTCGTGACGGAAAATGATCCCATATCCGGTGACGGGAAGAACAGATGGCAGGAAGCAATCGATGCCTGGGCGCGTGAACAGGGTGATGAGAAGTGGCATTATCCGACGGAAACTTCAGACTCATCATCAGAAGATGTCGTAGTCAGCATCAAAAATCCCGGCAACGAGTCAAAAGTTGAATCAAGTGACAAAAAAGTCGAAGTACGGGCACGAATCACATCTCTTGAGCCGGTTAAAGAAGTAAAAATCTGGATCAACGGCAATGAAAAGAAAGTAATCGGCGGAGACCGTGATGAAATATCCGAAACATTTGAACTCGACAACGGGAAATATGAAATTAAGGTTCGGGCTGAGAATGAAAAGGGAAAAATGGGAGAGTCAACTATTAAAATCGGCGTAAACGAGGACTGGAAATAA
- a CDS encoding DUF1749 domain-containing protein produces MSTTLVHFLTTDKLRLPGLLYEPKTPTKRAAIYLHGCGSSSVFYKPVMNLWGKQFTQKNIAFFPFNNRGAHLVKSLHQETGEAEAERILGGTYYERIAECVNDIDGAITFLRANGYNTFYLIGHSTGANKIVVYNQLSKQNPVSKYILLAGGDDTGLNYEMFGEKRFQAALKRAKQEIDRGNEMKIAPKYLYPEPYTYRSLYDVLNPDGDYNTFPFYEYLHKQRLSKKPLFDMYRNIEKPMLIVYGEQDEFCFNNVNGCVEALKKNTNPKSHTTFEIISDTGHGFDGKEEELGKMMTEWLS; encoded by the coding sequence ATGAGTACTACACTTGTTCATTTTTTAACGACCGACAAGCTGAGATTGCCCGGTCTGTTGTACGAACCGAAAACCCCGACAAAACGTGCGGCGATATATCTGCATGGTTGTGGAAGCTCTTCGGTGTTTTACAAACCGGTCATGAACCTGTGGGGAAAGCAGTTTACCCAAAAAAATATTGCATTTTTCCCTTTCAATAACAGAGGAGCACATCTGGTGAAGTCTCTTCATCAGGAAACGGGAGAAGCAGAAGCTGAGAGAATTCTCGGCGGGACATATTACGAACGGATTGCAGAGTGCGTGAATGACATCGACGGAGCGATAACATTTTTGAGAGCAAATGGGTATAACACCTTTTATCTGATTGGGCATTCAACAGGAGCGAATAAAATTGTGGTATATAATCAGCTTTCTAAACAAAATCCTGTCAGTAAATACATACTTTTGGCAGGAGGCGATGACACAGGATTGAATTATGAAATGTTCGGTGAGAAACGTTTTCAGGCGGCACTCAAACGGGCAAAACAGGAGATTGACCGCGGAAATGAAATGAAAATCGCGCCAAAATATTTATATCCGGAACCGTACACGTACCGTTCTCTGTATGATGTTCTGAATCCCGACGGAGATTACAACACCTTTCCCTTTTACGAGTATTTACATAAACAAAGACTGTCAAAGAAACCTCTTTTCGATATGTACCGGAATATTGAAAAGCCTATGCTTATCGTCTACGGAGAACAGGATGAATTCTGTTTTAACAACGTCAATGGTTGTGTGGAAGCGCTGAAAAAAAATACAAATCCTAAATCCCATACTACATTCGAAATTATTTCCGATACAGGGCACGGATTTGACGGGAAAGAGGAAGAGTTGGGGAAAATGATGACGGAATGGCTTTCATAA
- the pheS gene encoding phenylalanine--tRNA ligase subunit alpha produces MKSPKELLLQFKEQLSTLKELDTLEILETEYLGRNGIINQQLKNIKDIDPSERKTFGQEINTVKQQIQEELSAKRTELLKNENSRKKIDTTLPATQYPQGSLHLVTYAIEEISHIFEKIGFIRMSYPEVEWEFFSFEALNMPSDHPARDDFETFFMDYEPHKEHGKMVLTPHTSSGQNREMRRLGKPPIRMINIAKTYRPNWDASHVPMFHQFEGLCVDKRINITHLKGTIDYFAKQFFGEDRETRLRPFHFQFTEPSFEVDITCDICQGTGKVNGEKCRLCKQGWLELGGTGMVHPNVLKAGGINPDEYTGWAFGFGVERVMMMRPGIGLSNMRLLYDGDIRVLEQF; encoded by the coding sequence ATGAAATCTCCTAAAGAACTTCTGCTCCAATTCAAGGAACAATTATCTACCTTAAAAGAACTTGATACGCTTGAAATTCTCGAAACTGAGTATTTGGGACGAAACGGAATCATTAATCAGCAACTGAAAAATATAAAAGATATCGATCCTTCAGAAAGGAAAACATTCGGACAGGAAATCAATACCGTAAAACAGCAGATTCAGGAAGAATTATCAGCGAAGCGGACTGAGCTGTTGAAAAACGAAAACAGCAGAAAAAAGATAGATACCACACTTCCTGCAACACAATATCCTCAGGGAAGTCTTCATCTCGTAACCTATGCAATAGAAGAGATCAGTCATATTTTCGAAAAAATCGGATTTATCCGCATGTCATACCCTGAAGTAGAATGGGAATTCTTCTCATTTGAAGCTCTCAATATGCCGTCAGATCATCCAGCTCGGGACGATTTTGAGACTTTTTTTATGGATTACGAACCGCACAAAGAACACGGGAAGATGGTACTGACACCTCATACATCATCCGGACAAAACAGAGAGATGCGGAGACTCGGAAAACCGCCGATTCGCATGATCAATATCGCCAAAACGTACCGCCCGAATTGGGATGCATCTCATGTACCGATGTTTCATCAGTTTGAGGGTCTGTGTGTCGATAAAAGAATAAATATCACTCATTTGAAAGGAACAATTGATTATTTTGCCAAGCAGTTTTTCGGAGAAGATCGCGAGACACGGCTTCGTCCGTTTCATTTCCAGTTTACCGAACCTTCGTTTGAAGTAGATATCACCTGTGATATCTGTCAGGGAACGGGTAAAGTAAACGGTGAAAAATGCCGTCTCTGCAAACAGGGATGGCTTGAACTGGGCGGAACCGGTATGGTCCATCCGAACGTATTGAAAGCGGGCGGTATCAATCCCGATGAGTATACCGGCTGGGCATTCGGTTTTGGTGTAGAGCGTGTCATGATGATGCGGCCCGGTATCGGACTGAGCAATATGAGACTGCTGTATGACGGCGACATCAGAGTTTTGGAACAATTCTAA
- the recG gene encoding ATP-dependent DNA helicase RecG — protein sequence MDFQKPVSSLPRTSPRTIQRLEKLEINTYEDLLHYYPFRYDDYSSVAKIATTQPGETVTIKGTIKTFTNSFTKRGFKLQKAVIADDTGIIEAVWYNQMYLTKVLKEGMHIAVAGTVDRFGRSVNITPQEYEILSSPTAPTIHTGRLVPVYSQIYGLSSKTIREKIMYVLGLFQTIDPVLVEFLPESILDKYNLIGQQQALSWIHQPPGKREQQQAHRRIAFNELFIRVLSSHIVREKWKQETTTTPIHITKSVQKSLDTFIKSLPFDLTDAQKRTTDEILADIQKSTPMNRFVQGDVGSGKTVVAAIAAYVTHLNKLQTLIMAPTEILAQQHYKTISALMDPSISVGLQTGSHKAISKKKSSLEYDIIVGTQALITENLNFDRVGLVIIDEQHRFGVRQRAMLKDKGANPHLLTMTATPIPRTVSLTLYSELDLSVIDEMPKGRKPIKTYVTPQEKREKGNEWIKKQISENGAQVYIICPLVEESESETLKSVRAATKEYEYLKNDIFRDYNVALLHGKMKAKEKEEVMQDFKAKKYDILVSTSVVEVGVDVPNATIMLIEGAERFGIAQLHQLRGRVGRSDKQSYCFLFTSTKESQLKSRLQFFASTNSGLKLAEYDLKLRGPGDLYGTMQHGYTDLKLADITNYRQVHDVKDAVHTFSKYFKLQDHPLLKDMIDRYQLDQISRD from the coding sequence ATGGATTTTCAGAAACCTGTTTCCTCACTGCCGCGTACCAGTCCACGAACAATTCAGCGGCTTGAAAAGCTTGAAATAAATACGTATGAAGACTTACTTCATTACTACCCGTTTAGGTATGACGACTACTCATCTGTTGCAAAAATCGCTACCACCCAACCGGGTGAGACCGTGACAATAAAGGGAACAATAAAGACATTCACAAACAGCTTTACCAAGCGGGGATTCAAACTTCAAAAAGCGGTAATAGCCGATGATACGGGAATTATTGAGGCCGTATGGTACAACCAGATGTACCTCACAAAAGTACTAAAAGAAGGTATGCACATAGCGGTGGCAGGAACGGTTGATCGATTCGGACGATCCGTGAATATTACACCTCAGGAATATGAGATACTGTCTTCACCGACTGCGCCGACGATTCACACCGGCAGACTGGTCCCTGTATATTCACAGATATACGGACTTTCATCAAAGACCATTCGCGAGAAAATCATGTATGTACTGGGATTGTTTCAGACTATTGATCCTGTACTTGTTGAATTTTTGCCCGAATCAATATTAGACAAATATAACCTTATCGGGCAACAACAGGCGCTGTCATGGATCCATCAGCCGCCGGGAAAAAGGGAACAGCAACAGGCACATCGCCGCATAGCTTTTAACGAACTTTTCATCAGGGTCCTTTCGTCACATATTGTCCGGGAAAAATGGAAACAGGAGACGACCACAACACCCATTCATATTACAAAATCCGTTCAGAAGTCTCTTGATACATTCATAAAATCTTTGCCGTTTGATTTGACCGATGCACAGAAGCGGACAACGGATGAGATCCTTGCTGATATCCAAAAATCCACTCCGATGAACCGCTTTGTCCAGGGAGATGTCGGTTCCGGCAAAACGGTAGTTGCGGCTATTGCGGCATATGTAACACACTTGAACAAGTTGCAAACACTGATTATGGCCCCGACTGAAATCCTGGCACAGCAGCATTACAAAACTATTTCCGCGCTGATGGACCCATCAATTTCGGTAGGTCTACAAACAGGTTCTCATAAAGCAATCTCAAAGAAAAAATCATCACTTGAATACGATATTATCGTCGGGACACAGGCTCTTATCACTGAAAACCTTAATTTTGATCGTGTCGGACTTGTGATCATAGACGAACAGCACCGTTTCGGTGTAAGACAGCGGGCGATGCTCAAAGATAAAGGGGCAAATCCGCATCTTCTGACCATGACTGCTACCCCTATTCCCCGGACCGTATCCTTAACACTATACAGCGAACTTGATTTATCAGTGATTGACGAAATGCCGAAAGGACGCAAACCCATAAAGACCTATGTCACTCCGCAGGAAAAACGTGAAAAGGGCAATGAGTGGATAAAAAAACAGATCAGCGAAAACGGAGCTCAGGTATACATTATCTGCCCTCTGGTAGAGGAGTCAGAGTCCGAGACTCTTAAGTCAGTCCGTGCAGCGACCAAAGAATATGAATATCTGAAAAATGACATATTCAGGGATTACAATGTAGCGCTCCTGCACGGCAAAATGAAGGCAAAAGAGAAGGAAGAAGTCATGCAGGATTTTAAGGCAAAGAAGTACGATATTCTTGTATCAACGTCTGTAGTTGAAGTAGGCGTAGATGTCCCTAATGCGACAATAATGCTTATTGAAGGAGCGGAGCGTTTCGGTATCGCTCAGCTTCATCAGCTGAGGGGACGTGTCGGCCGGTCGGACAAACAGTCATACTGTTTCCTTTTTACGAGCACAAAAGAATCGCAACTGAAGTCACGTCTTCAATTTTTTGCATCGACAAATTCAGGACTTAAGCTCGCAGAGTATGATCTAAAACTTCGGGGACCGGGAGATCTATACGGCACGATGCAGCACGGCTATACTGATCTGAAGCTTGCCGATATCACAAATTACAGACAGGTCCATGATGTCAAAGATGCAGTGCATACGTTTTCAAAATATTTCAAACTTCAGGATCATCCGCTTCTCAAAGATATGATTGACAGATATCAGCTTGACCAGATCAGCCGCGACTAG
- the pheT gene encoding phenylalanine--tRNA ligase subunit beta: MNIKITYDWLLEYLETDADPYEMQKYLSLSGPSIETVEKVGDDYVFDIEITSNRIDMASVFGVAQEAQAILPQFGKKAKLKFNPLEKYTFENLHAEPVPTHKLDVTIEDAELCSRFTAMVISDVQIKPSSEIIKKRLELSDIRSLNNVIDISNYLMLSLGQPTHMFDFDQIKGQKMILRRSKKGEKMTTLDGKEFTLPGDDIIIEDGSGRIIDLCGIMGGENSSITEDTRNVLFFVQTYNKRHIRKTSMTTGQRTMAATYFEKGLDPERVETAFVYGIDLLLEATGGHAASELVDLYPHKREEKKVKVYLKDIHRVIGVTIDEKKVTAILEDLGFSVKRHENEELAYPDGVYFEVTVPTYRTDDVDIKEDIIEEVARVYGYYNLPNTISPLIYIKQLHDMEMLFKTISKSKHYLKHIGLHEFINYSMVSEELLKNLGMDPSKHLKLSNTISKEIEYMRRSLAVSLVKNIKDNQGKKDILKIFEIAKIYIPRDNDLPEEQYILGIAVTTDFFDLKGIVEGLMRELNIYNYTYEPKETDLFSQNTSTTLMSGDKQVGRLGMLKKEYADNMALSEDVYIAEIDFGFIQNNYSITKPYKDPVTTAIIKLDVTIDMKERVYGELEKKAYDTSHLLQNIEIIDRYKDNLTIRFYFADSSKNITEEDAKKELEKIQKTI, translated from the coding sequence ATGAATATCAAAATCACGTATGACTGGCTTTTGGAGTATCTTGAAACGGATGCCGATCCCTATGAGATGCAGAAGTATCTTTCACTCAGCGGCCCGTCGATCGAAACGGTGGAAAAAGTCGGTGATGATTATGTATTTGATATCGAAATCACGTCAAACCGTATTGATATGGCAAGTGTTTTCGGAGTCGCGCAGGAAGCTCAGGCGATTTTACCTCAATTCGGAAAGAAGGCAAAACTGAAATTTAACCCGCTTGAAAAATATACGTTTGAAAATCTTCATGCAGAACCGGTGCCCACACATAAACTTGATGTCACAATCGAGGATGCCGAACTTTGTTCACGGTTTACGGCGATGGTCATCTCTGATGTACAAATAAAGCCGTCATCGGAAATTATCAAAAAAAGACTGGAACTTTCCGACATCAGATCACTCAATAACGTCATTGATATTTCAAACTATCTAATGCTTTCACTCGGGCAGCCGACTCATATGTTTGATTTTGATCAGATCAAAGGACAGAAAATGATTCTCCGCCGCAGCAAAAAAGGTGAAAAAATGACCACACTGGACGGAAAGGAATTTACCCTTCCGGGAGATGACATCATTATCGAAGACGGATCAGGTAGAATTATCGATCTCTGCGGGATCATGGGAGGCGAGAATTCATCCATAACGGAAGATACGAGAAACGTACTCTTTTTTGTGCAAACTTATAACAAGCGCCATATCAGAAAGACTTCAATGACAACCGGACAGCGGACAATGGCCGCTACATACTTTGAAAAAGGACTTGATCCCGAACGGGTCGAAACGGCTTTTGTATACGGTATTGATCTTCTTCTTGAAGCAACCGGCGGACATGCAGCTTCGGAACTTGTTGATCTTTATCCTCACAAGCGCGAAGAGAAAAAAGTAAAGGTATATCTCAAGGATATCCATCGAGTCATCGGCGTGACGATTGATGAAAAGAAAGTCACCGCCATTCTTGAAGATCTCGGTTTTTCTGTGAAACGTCATGAGAATGAAGAGCTGGCATATCCTGACGGGGTATACTTTGAAGTGACCGTTCCGACATATCGCACTGACGATGTCGATATCAAAGAAGATATCATTGAAGAAGTCGCACGGGTATACGGATACTACAATCTCCCGAACACCATTTCACCGCTTATCTATATCAAGCAGCTGCATGATATGGAGATGCTTTTCAAAACGATCTCCAAATCAAAACACTATCTGAAACATATCGGACTCCATGAGTTCATCAATTACTCAATGGTATCAGAAGAGCTTCTGAAAAATCTCGGTATGGATCCCTCAAAGCATCTGAAATTGTCAAACACCATTTCAAAAGAGATTGAGTATATGAGACGGTCTCTTGCCGTGTCACTTGTCAAAAATATTAAAGATAATCAGGGTAAGAAGGACATATTAAAGATATTTGAAATTGCAAAAATTTATATACCCCGTGACAATGATCTTCCGGAAGAGCAATATATTCTCGGGATCGCGGTTACGACAGATTTTTTTGATCTGAAAGGAATTGTGGAAGGATTGATGAGAGAGCTTAATATCTACAATTACACCTACGAGCCGAAAGAAACTGACTTATTTTCTCAAAACACATCAACAACCCTTATGTCCGGAGACAAACAGGTCGGCCGACTAGGTATGCTGAAGAAAGAGTATGCCGATAACATGGCACTTTCAGAAGACGTATACATCGCAGAGATTGACTTCGGTTTCATCCAAAACAATTATTCGATCACGAAGCCATACAAAGACCCTGTCACGACAGCGATAATTAAGCTTGATGTGACAATCGACATGAAAGAGAGAGTATATGGCGAACTCGAAAAGAAGGCATATGACACCTCACACCTCCTGCAGAATATCGAAATAATTGATAGATACAAGGACAATCTGACGATCCGTTTTTATTTTGCCGATTCTTCAAAAAATATCACAGAAGAAGATGCAAAAAAAGAGCTGGAAAAAATTCAAAAGACTATTTAA
- the nusB gene encoding transcription antitermination factor NusB, which yields MDPRHHKRLKTVQNLFALSFEGDKNFVEVPFKDETFSKDILAHKEEINACIQKYAPKYPVEKIAKIDISILQLAIYELLFVKKKQPTKVIINEAVELAKEMGNERSYAFVNAVLGSVVNDITSKEPSDGNKSE from the coding sequence ATGGATCCACGACACCATAAACGGTTAAAAACCGTACAAAATCTTTTTGCACTTTCATTTGAAGGCGATAAGAATTTTGTCGAAGTTCCTTTTAAAGATGAAACATTCTCAAAGGATATTCTTGCGCATAAAGAGGAAATAAATGCCTGTATTCAGAAATATGCACCGAAATATCCCGTTGAGAAAATTGCAAAAATCGATATCAGTATTCTCCAGCTTGCTATTTACGAACTTCTCTTTGTCAAAAAAAAACAGCCGACAAAAGTAATCATCAATGAAGCGGTTGAACTTGCAAAAGAAATGGGAAATGAACGTTCATACGCGTTTGTCAATGCAGTTCTCGGATCAGTCGTCAACGATATTACCAGTAAAGAACCGTCAGATGGAAACAAATCTGAATAA